A window of the Leptolyngbya subtilissima AS-A7 genome harbors these coding sequences:
- a CDS encoding glycosyltransferase family 1 protein, with product MSTHYISESYFNRKLSDKKSIEDQLSLEQSAASLGLRWPEGTELEPSAPGAPDLICFSHLRWDFVYQRPQHLLNRCAQTRRVFIVEEPIAVSEETSYLDISKRDCGVWIVVPHLSESLSDEEFTLSLQQLLNTLFAEAQIQQPILWYYTPMAVPFTHHLPASAVVYDCMDELSAFKGAHPQLQAWEARLFEMADLVFTGGHSLYEAKQHQHSSVHAFPSSIDAAHFAQARQPLPEPHDQAEIPHPRMGFYGVIDERLDLELLDGIAQARPDWHLVMVGPVVKIDSASLPQRPNIHYLGGKSYQELPHYLAGWDVALLLFARNESTRFISPTKTPEYLAGGKPVVSTSIRDVVRPYGDENLVHIADTVPEFVEAIAAALAQSQAPSDWLDRVDARLAQTSWDLTWQAMNDRIEEAIAANARKTTPSETTSVKTKYPTAIAANVDQVAI from the coding sequence ATGTCGACCCACTATATTTCAGAGAGCTATTTTAATAGAAAGCTATCCGACAAAAAATCGATAGAAGATCAGCTCAGTTTAGAGCAAAGCGCTGCATCCCTCGGCTTACGGTGGCCTGAAGGTACGGAACTAGAACCCTCAGCGCCTGGAGCACCAGATTTAATTTGCTTCTCTCATCTGCGGTGGGATTTTGTATATCAGCGGCCCCAACATCTGCTCAACCGTTGTGCTCAGACTCGCCGCGTTTTTATCGTGGAGGAGCCGATCGCCGTTTCTGAAGAGACTTCCTATCTCGACATTAGCAAGCGTGATTGTGGGGTCTGGATTGTTGTTCCCCATCTTTCCGAAAGCCTGAGCGACGAAGAATTTACGCTTTCCCTACAGCAGCTGCTGAATACCCTGTTCGCGGAAGCTCAAATTCAACAGCCGATCCTCTGGTATTACACACCGATGGCGGTGCCTTTTACCCATCATTTGCCCGCGTCCGCTGTGGTGTACGACTGCATGGACGAGCTTTCCGCTTTCAAAGGCGCCCATCCCCAACTGCAAGCCTGGGAAGCCCGTCTGTTTGAGATGGCCGACCTCGTATTCACCGGTGGACATAGCCTTTACGAAGCTAAGCAGCACCAACATTCAAGTGTTCATGCCTTCCCCAGCAGCATTGATGCCGCTCACTTTGCTCAAGCTCGACAGCCCCTGCCCGAGCCACACGATCAGGCAGAGATTCCCCATCCCCGTATGGGATTTTATGGGGTGATCGATGAACGGCTGGATCTGGAGTTGTTGGATGGGATCGCCCAGGCTCGGCCTGACTGGCATTTGGTCATGGTTGGCCCAGTTGTCAAAATTGACTCGGCTTCTCTTCCCCAACGGCCCAACATCCATTATTTAGGGGGCAAATCTTATCAAGAGTTGCCTCACTATTTAGCCGGTTGGGATGTGGCTCTGCTGCTTTTTGCCCGCAACGAATCGACCCGTTTCATCAGCCCGACCAAAACGCCGGAATACCTGGCTGGTGGAAAACCTGTGGTATCGACCTCGATTCGAGATGTGGTGCGGCCCTACGGCGACGAGAACCTGGTTCACATTGCTGATACGGTGCCGGAGTTTGTGGAGGCGATCGCCGCTGCTCTGGCTCAGAGCCAAGCCCCATCCGACTGGCTCGATCGGGTTGATGCCCGACTGGCTCAAACCTCTTGGGATTTGACCTGGCAGGCCATGAATGACCGGATTGAGGAGGCGATCGCCGCCAACGCCCGCAAGACCACCCCGTCCGAGACCACCTCGGTCAAGACCAAATATCCAACGGCGATCGCCGCCAACGTTGACCAGGTAGCGATCTAA